A single genomic interval of Scylla paramamosain isolate STU-SP2022 chromosome 12, ASM3559412v1, whole genome shotgun sequence harbors:
- the LOC135105853 gene encoding cuticle protein CP1876-like, translating to MCQAMLQGGKDKILFAVMACKRFQATPPPHSPKHHALADLGRHHCFGYIRLVKIQARRSSTPLPPRPHPLHRRIMRALVALAVLGVCSAFPVIPDDPQVAAEKERFLTTFKIIEEVSQPKGGSLASRPADVYVIPPPQPKWMGPLASKVPASLPGSTPFVADTPEVINAKTHFYNTYNSQVIATRPRPGSPSYYYSEPSPAPKAAAPSRVSVPIAAVPIYVPETPQKKWYGPLASEVPASLPGSSPVVFDTPEVNNAKAHFFNTYRRQVKAVTPRRMPF from the exons ATGTGCCAGGCCATGctgcagggaggaaaggacaagaTCTTGTTTGCTGTAATGGCTTGCAAGCGGTTCCAAGCGACACCCCCGCCCCACTCGCCTAAGCACCACGCACTAGCTGACCTTGGCAGGCACCATTGCTTCGGGTATATAAGACTGGTCAAGATTCAAGCACGGCGCAGTtcgactcctcttcctcctcgtccccatCCACTACATCGGCGCATCATGAGGGCTCTG GTTGCTCTGGCAGTGCTGGGCGTCTGTTCGGCTTTCCCAGTAATCCCTGACGACCCTCAAGTAGCGGCTGAGAAGGAAAGGTTCCTCACGACCTTCAAGATAATCGAGGAAGTATCACAACCCAAGGGGGGTTCACTAGCATCCCGCCCTGCGGATGTGTATGTAATCCCGCCTCCTCAGCCTAAGTGGATGGGGCCCCTTGCTTCCAAGGTTCCCGCCAGCCTTCCTGGATCAACTCCCTTCGTGGCAGACACTCCTGAAGTGATAAATGCCAAAACCCACTTTTACAACACATACAACTCTCAGGTCATAGCCACCCGGCCCCGCCCAGGCTCTCCTTCCTACTACTATTCTGAGCCTTCCCCTGCACCTAAAGCAGCTGCACCCTCTAGAGTCTCTGTACCCATCGCTGCAGTCCCTATCTACGTCCCCGAAACTCCCCAGAAGAAGTGGTATGGTCCTTTGGCCTCCGAAGTCCCCGCCAGCCTCCCAGGCTCCTCCCCTGTTGTCTTCGACACTCCCGAAGTCAATAACGCTAAGGCTCACTTCTTCAACACTTACAGGCGACAAGTCAAGGCCGTAACTCCCAGACGAATGCCCTTTTAA